Proteins co-encoded in one Bacillus paramycoides genomic window:
- the mtnK gene encoding S-methyl-5-thioribose kinase, whose protein sequence is MSKFTKYFLMEANDVIVYVKEKLSKFEDAKGLQCKEIGDGNLNYVFRVWDEQKNISVIVKQAGDTARISDEFKLSTNRIRIESDVLQLEEELAPGLVPKVYLFDSVMNCCIMEDLSDHTILRTALIKHQMFPKLADDLTTFLVNTLLLTSDVVMNHKEKKELVKNYINPELCEITEDLVYAEPFTNHNKRNELFPLNEGWIREHIYSDKELRMEAAKLKFSFMTNAQALIHGDLHTGSVFVKSDSTKVIDPEFAFYGPMGYDVGNVMANLMFAWVNADATMMPGAEKDTYMSWLQSTMVEVIDLFKKKFLEAWDIHVTEIMAKEEGFNEVYLQSVLEDTAAVTGLELIRRIVGLAKVKDITCIENEEARARAERICLQVAKKFILRANQYKTGTSFVETLKEQSMYYAK, encoded by the coding sequence ATGTCTAAGTTCACAAAGTATTTTTTAATGGAAGCTAATGATGTGATTGTATATGTGAAAGAGAAATTATCTAAGTTTGAGGATGCAAAGGGGTTACAGTGTAAAGAAATAGGCGATGGTAATTTAAATTATGTATTCCGCGTTTGGGATGAACAGAAGAATATTTCTGTCATTGTAAAGCAAGCTGGGGATACAGCAAGGATTTCAGATGAGTTTAAGTTGTCGACGAATCGTATCCGTATAGAATCAGATGTTTTGCAGTTAGAGGAGGAGTTAGCCCCTGGGCTCGTTCCAAAGGTGTATTTGTTTGATAGTGTGATGAATTGTTGCATAATGGAAGATTTATCGGACCACACAATATTACGTACAGCACTTATAAAACATCAAATGTTTCCGAAGCTTGCGGATGATTTAACGACCTTTTTGGTAAATACACTTTTATTAACATCGGATGTTGTAATGAATCATAAAGAGAAGAAGGAACTTGTGAAGAATTATATAAATCCTGAATTATGTGAGATTACAGAAGACCTCGTATACGCTGAGCCATTTACAAATCATAATAAGCGTAATGAGTTGTTTCCGTTAAATGAAGGATGGATTAGAGAGCATATTTATAGTGATAAAGAGCTTCGTATGGAAGCCGCAAAACTTAAGTTTTCTTTTATGACGAATGCGCAGGCGCTTATTCATGGTGATTTGCATACTGGTTCTGTTTTTGTGAAAAGTGATTCCACAAAGGTTATTGATCCTGAGTTTGCCTTTTATGGACCGATGGGATATGACGTTGGAAATGTAATGGCGAATTTAATGTTTGCTTGGGTGAACGCAGATGCAACCATGATGCCTGGCGCTGAGAAGGATACGTATATGAGTTGGCTACAATCGACAATGGTAGAGGTAATTGATTTGTTTAAGAAGAAGTTTTTAGAGGCTTGGGATATTCATGTGACCGAGATTATGGCGAAGGAAGAAGGCTTTAACGAAGTATATTTACAATCTGTATTAGAGGATACAGCTGCAGTGACGGGTCTTGAGTTAATTCGCCGTATTGTTGGGCTAGCGAAAGTAAAGGATATTACTTGTATTGAGAATGAGGAAGCTCGTGCTAGAGCAGAACGTATTTGTCTTCAAGTAGCGAAGAAATTTATTTTACGGGCTAATCAATATAAAACAGGCACAAGCTTTGTAGAAACGTTAAAAGAACAGTCAATGTACTACGCGAAGTAA